From Gloeocapsa sp. PCC 73106, a single genomic window includes:
- a CDS encoding phosphoketolase, with amino-acid sequence MVQAPTPETSVKSSALSQDELEKTDAYWRACNYLGVGMIYLKTNPLLKQTLKAEDIKYRLLGHWGASPALSFTYVHLNRLINKYDLNMIFMAGPGHGAPGVLGPVYLEGTYTEIYPDKSEDEEGMQKFFKQFSFPGHIGSHVTPETPGSIHEGGELGYSVSHAYGSVLDNPDLITVVVAGDGEAETGPLATSWHSNKFLNPIVDGAVLPILNLNGYKIANPTILSRISHEELENLFKGYGYTPYFVEGGDDIPGMHQKMAAVLEECVLKIRAIQKEARDSGVAKRPMWPMIVLRTPKGWTGPKEVDGLKVEGFWRSHQVPMGEMHTNREHVALLEEWMKSYKPEELFDENGTLIPELKALAPKGHRRMSANPVANGGVIRKALKMPDFRELAVEIPGPGKIEASNTGSLGELLREVMRNNMHNFRVFGPDETASNRLGALYEVTKKTWMADMLPEDEQGGHLARDGRVMEMLSEHTLQGWLEGYLLSGRHGFFHTYEAFAHVIDSMFNQHAKWLDICKHDVPWRASVSSLNILLSSLVWRQDHNGFSHQDPGFIDVVTNKSPEVVRVYLPPDANCLLSVGNHCLRSTDYINVIVSDKQKHLQYLNMEDAIKHCTKGIGIWEWASNDDQGVAADVPDVIMVSCGDIPTKESLAATAILREEFPDLKVRFINVVDLFKLVPESEHPHGLSDTDFNTLFTTDKPVIFNFHGYPWLVHKLTYRRTNQERIHVRGYKEEGNINTPLELAIRNQVDRFNLVIDVIDRVPTLGSNGAYVKERMKNEIIENLNYAFEYGIDKDELTNWTWPY; translated from the coding sequence ATGGTTCAAGCACCTACACCAGAAACATCCGTAAAATCAAGTGCTTTATCGCAAGATGAATTAGAAAAAACTGACGCCTATTGGCGAGCTTGTAATTACCTAGGGGTAGGGATGATTTATCTAAAAACTAATCCCCTACTCAAACAAACACTCAAAGCGGAAGATATTAAGTATCGCCTACTGGGACATTGGGGTGCTTCTCCTGCTTTAAGCTTTACCTACGTACACCTAAATCGTCTGATTAACAAATACGACCTAAACATGATCTTCATGGCGGGTCCCGGTCACGGCGCACCTGGGGTTTTAGGACCTGTATATTTAGAAGGAACCTATACAGAAATATACCCCGATAAAAGTGAAGATGAAGAAGGAATGCAAAAATTCTTCAAACAATTCTCTTTTCCCGGTCATATCGGTAGCCACGTTACCCCAGAAACACCCGGATCAATCCACGAAGGTGGTGAACTAGGTTATAGTGTCTCTCACGCTTACGGATCAGTTCTGGACAACCCAGATCTAATCACAGTAGTAGTAGCAGGAGATGGGGAAGCAGAAACCGGACCTCTAGCTACCTCTTGGCATTCTAACAAGTTCCTGAATCCCATTGTCGACGGTGCGGTACTACCCATTCTCAACCTGAACGGGTATAAAATCGCCAACCCTACGATTCTCTCTCGCATCAGTCACGAAGAATTAGAAAACCTCTTCAAAGGATATGGTTACACCCCCTATTTCGTAGAAGGAGGAGACGATATCCCCGGAATGCACCAGAAGATGGCTGCAGTATTAGAAGAATGCGTGCTCAAAATCCGCGCAATTCAAAAAGAAGCTCGCGATAGCGGCGTAGCTAAACGCCCCATGTGGCCGATGATCGTGCTGCGTACCCCCAAAGGTTGGACGGGACCAAAAGAAGTAGACGGACTCAAAGTAGAAGGATTCTGGCGTTCACACCAAGTACCTATGGGTGAAATGCACACGAACAGAGAGCACGTTGCACTTCTAGAAGAATGGATGAAGAGTTACAAACCAGAAGAACTCTTCGACGAAAACGGCACGCTAATCCCCGAATTAAAAGCTTTAGCACCAAAGGGACACCGTCGGATGAGCGCTAACCCTGTAGCTAACGGTGGGGTCATACGTAAAGCTCTAAAAATGCCCGATTTCCGCGAATTAGCGGTAGAAATACCCGGACCCGGTAAAATAGAAGCGTCCAACACAGGATCCCTCGGGGAGCTACTTAGAGAAGTAATGCGTAATAATATGCACAACTTCCGAGTATTCGGACCCGATGAAACCGCTTCCAACCGTTTAGGAGCTCTCTACGAAGTCACCAAAAAAACTTGGATGGCTGATATGTTACCCGAAGACGAACAAGGTGGTCACCTAGCCAGAGATGGGCGCGTGATGGAAATGCTCTCAGAGCACACACTTCAAGGCTGGTTAGAAGGCTATCTATTGAGTGGACGTCACGGCTTCTTCCACACCTACGAAGCATTCGCTCACGTCATCGACTCCATGTTTAACCAACACGCTAAGTGGTTGGATATTTGTAAACACGATGTACCCTGGCGCGCTTCAGTTTCCTCTTTGAACATCTTGCTCTCTTCCCTAGTATGGCGTCAAGATCACAACGGTTTCAGTCACCAAGATCCCGGGTTCATCGACGTAGTAACTAACAAGAGTCCCGAGGTAGTCAGAGTTTATCTACCCCCCGACGCTAACTGTCTACTCTCTGTAGGTAATCACTGTCTACGCAGCACCGACTACATCAACGTAATCGTCTCTGACAAACAGAAACACCTGCAATACTTGAACATGGAAGATGCGATCAAGCATTGTACCAAAGGGATCGGTATTTGGGAATGGGCGAGTAACGACGACCAAGGCGTAGCCGCAGATGTACCCGACGTGATTATGGTTTCTTGTGGTGATATCCCCACTAAAGAATCTTTAGCCGCTACCGCTATTTTACGCGAGGAATTCCCCGATCTCAAAGTCCGCTTTATCAACGTAGTAGATCTGTTTAAACTAGTTCCCGAGAGTGAGCATCCCCATGGACTCTCTGATACAGACTTTAACACCCTATTTACCACCGATAAGCCTGTTATCTTTAACTTCCACGGTTATCCTTGGTTAGTTCACAAACTGACCTATCGTCGCACTAACCAAGAACGGATTCACGTACGCGGTTATAAAGAAGAGGGTAATATTAACA
- the thiC gene encoding phosphomethylpyrimidine synthase, producing MRSEWVAKRLGQANVSQMHYARLGMLTEEMHHVAQRENLPVELIRDEVARGRMIIPANINHTNLEPMCIGIASKCKVNANIGASPNSSNIDEEVEKLKLSVKYGADTVMDLSTGGGDLDVIRTAIIQASPVPIGTVPIYQALESVHGSVENLTPDDFLHVIEKHAQQGVDYMTIHAGILIEYLPLVKDRITGIVSRGGGILARWMMHHHKQNPLYTHFDEIIEIFKKYDVSFSLGDSLRPGCLHDASDEAQLSELKTLGKLTRRAWEHDVQVMVEGPGHVPMDQIEFNVKKQMEECSEAPFYVLGPLVTDIAPGYDHITSAIGAAIAGWHGTAMLCYVTPKEHLGLPNAEDVRNGLIAYKIAAHAADIARHRHGVRDRDDELSQARYNFDWNRQFELSLDPERAKEYHDETLPADIYKTAEFCSMCGPKFCPMQTKIDAEALTELEQFLARDSTPVA from the coding sequence ATGAGATCAGAATGGGTTGCTAAGCGACTAGGACAAGCTAACGTCTCCCAAATGCATTATGCTCGTCTGGGAATGTTAACCGAGGAAATGCATCACGTCGCTCAACGGGAGAATCTTCCTGTGGAACTGATTCGAGATGAAGTAGCCAGGGGAAGAATGATTATTCCCGCTAATATTAATCACACCAATCTTGAACCGATGTGTATCGGTATTGCTTCTAAGTGTAAAGTTAACGCCAATATCGGCGCTTCTCCCAATTCTTCTAATATCGATGAAGAGGTAGAAAAGCTCAAATTATCGGTTAAATATGGCGCTGATACGGTGATGGATCTCTCTACCGGTGGGGGAGACTTAGACGTGATTCGCACGGCGATTATTCAAGCATCTCCGGTACCCATCGGTACTGTACCTATTTATCAGGCTTTAGAGAGCGTTCACGGTAGCGTGGAAAATTTAACCCCTGATGATTTCCTCCACGTCATCGAGAAACACGCCCAGCAAGGGGTCGATTATATGACCATCCACGCGGGAATTTTAATCGAGTATTTGCCTTTGGTTAAAGACCGTATCACTGGTATAGTCTCCCGAGGTGGTGGTATTCTGGCTCGATGGATGATGCACCATCACAAGCAAAATCCTCTGTATACCCATTTTGATGAGATTATCGAGATTTTTAAAAAATACGATGTTTCTTTTAGTTTGGGGGATTCTCTGCGTCCGGGTTGTCTTCATGACGCTTCTGATGAAGCACAGCTATCGGAGTTGAAAACTTTAGGTAAACTGACGCGTCGAGCTTGGGAGCACGATGTTCAAGTGATGGTGGAAGGACCTGGTCACGTACCTATGGACCAAATTGAGTTCAATGTTAAAAAACAAATGGAGGAATGTTCGGAAGCTCCTTTCTATGTTTTGGGTCCTTTGGTAACCGATATTGCCCCAGGTTATGACCATATTACCTCGGCGATTGGTGCTGCGATCGCGGGCTGGCATGGCACTGCTATGCTTTGTTATGTTACACCCAAAGAACATCTGGGTTTGCCCAACGCTGAAGATGTGCGCAACGGCTTGATTGCCTATAAAATCGCTGCTCACGCTGCTGATATCGCCCGTCATCGACATGGAGTCAGAGATAGAGATGATGAACTCTCTCAAGCTCGTTACAATTTTGACTGGAATCGTCAATTTGAACTGTCTTTAGACCCCGAGCGCGCTAAAGAGTATCATGATGAAACTCTCCCTGCGGATATCTATAAAACGGCGGAATTCTGCTCCATGTGTGGACCTAAATTCTGTCCCATGCAGACAAAAATTGATGCTGAAGCTCTAACGGAACTGGAACAATTCTTAGCTAGAGATTCTACCCCGGTAGCTTAA
- a CDS encoding TldD/PmbA family protein, whose protein sequence is MVELVTKNQNQLLAQQAIELIIKTGCEYGDIRICCYRNQNLGATDLSLNQLSDNINSGFGVRVLYRGAWGFAANSVITSETITKTVARAVEVAKGTLLSQRQPVRLAPVEAYIDSYVTPILIDPFSVSVGEKAELLLSINQGLLSYQDQGVKKAYGFLRFNREEKIFASTEGSLIEQTLYRSYGGYGCTAIANGDAQSRNYELPPLNQGYENINKQDLLENVERVATEAIAKVNAPDGPSGITTDLVLLPTNLWLTIHESVGHPTELDRVYGYEANFAGTSFATTDKLNKLQYAAPWINFKADRTQPGGRSTLGYDDEGVPAQEWDVIKDGILVDYLTDRETAHRLGRGSSNGSSFADSWSSLPMVRIPNLGLEPGSDGGSHTASVEEMIADTAEGILIDGIGSFSIDQQRRNFQFGGDAFWQIKNGKVTGMLKNVTYHGMTTEFWNKIVAIGPESSWQQWGTNMCGKGEPMQIAQMTHRCVPALVKDIHIGKHV, encoded by the coding sequence ATGGTAGAACTAGTCACGAAAAATCAGAACCAGCTTTTAGCGCAACAGGCGATAGAATTAATAATTAAAACGGGATGTGAATACGGAGATATCAGAATTTGCTGTTATCGTAACCAAAATTTAGGGGCAACTGACTTGTCTCTCAATCAGTTGTCAGATAATATTAACTCGGGTTTTGGCGTGAGGGTGCTTTATCGGGGTGCTTGGGGTTTTGCGGCTAACTCGGTAATAACGAGCGAAACTATCACTAAAACGGTAGCTAGAGCGGTGGAAGTAGCTAAGGGAACTCTGCTTTCTCAACGGCAACCTGTGCGGTTAGCACCAGTAGAGGCTTATATTGATAGCTATGTTACTCCTATCCTGATTGATCCTTTTAGCGTGTCGGTGGGAGAAAAAGCGGAATTGTTATTATCAATTAATCAAGGTTTGTTGAGTTACCAAGATCAAGGAGTTAAAAAAGCCTACGGATTCTTGCGCTTTAATCGAGAAGAAAAGATTTTTGCTTCTACTGAAGGATCGCTGATCGAGCAGACTCTTTACCGCAGCTATGGGGGTTATGGTTGCACCGCGATCGCCAATGGAGACGCTCAAAGTCGTAATTACGAACTTCCTCCCCTTAACCAAGGTTATGAGAATATCAATAAACAGGACTTGTTAGAGAACGTAGAGAGGGTAGCGACAGAAGCGATCGCTAAGGTAAATGCTCCCGATGGTCCTTCGGGAATTACCACTGATTTAGTCTTACTACCTACTAACCTGTGGTTGACGATTCACGAATCTGTAGGACACCCCACCGAGTTAGATAGAGTCTACGGATATGAAGCTAACTTCGCTGGGACGAGTTTTGCTACCACAGATAAGCTCAATAAGTTGCAATACGCCGCTCCCTGGATTAATTTCAAAGCTGATCGCACTCAACCGGGAGGACGTAGTACCCTTGGATACGATGATGAGGGGGTTCCAGCTCAAGAATGGGATGTAATCAAAGATGGGATTTTAGTGGATTATCTCACAGATCGCGAAACCGCTCACCGTCTGGGACGAGGTAGCAGTAACGGGAGCTCCTTTGCTGATAGTTGGTCGAGTCTACCCATGGTGCGGATTCCTAATCTGGGATTAGAACCAGGTTCAGATGGGGGAAGTCATACCGCTAGCGTTGAGGAGATGATTGCAGATACTGCAGAAGGAATCTTGATCGATGGTATCGGTAGCTTCTCTATTGATCAACAACGTCGTAATTTTCAATTTGGCGGTGACGCTTTTTGGCAGATTAAAAATGGTAAAGTCACGGGTATGTTGAAAAATGTGACCTATCATGGGATGACTACGGAATTTTGGAACAAGATAGTAGCGATCGGTCCTGAATCAAGTTGGCAACAATGGGGAACCAATATGTGTGGTAAGGGTGAACCTATGCAAATAGCCCAGATGACTCATCGTTGCGTTCCTGCACTGGTAAAAGATATTCACATTGGTAAACACGTTTAG